A single Streptomyces mirabilis DNA region contains:
- a CDS encoding epoxide hydrolase family protein, with the protein MTPSADSSADPSAPSSASDSARIEPFRIDFPQSDLDDLHQRLDRTRWPDELPGVGWAYGVPREYLRELVRYWRHDYDWQAAQARLNAWPQFTTEIDGARIHFAHIRSPEPDATPLVITHGWPGSIVEFTDVVGPLTDPRAHGGDPADAFHLVVPSIPGFGLSGPTRDTGWEFQRVAAAFAELMTRLGYERFGAQGGDWGGAISRELGRAFPERLIGVHLNLLPGSSAATEPTPEELAALSPEERERALLSWRRGLEWRREEAGYAELQGTRPQTLAYALTDSPVGQLALIVEKFKAWTAAKDRPEEAVDRDLMLTNVMLYWLTGTAGSSARIYYERAHADYWGTPPEPSAAPTALAVFPHEPLVPLRHIADRTNHIVRWTEFDRGGHFAAAEEPELLVEDVRSFFRDLRTGT; encoded by the coding sequence ATGACTCCCTCCGCTGATTCTTCCGCTGATCCCTCCGCACCTTCCTCCGCCTCGGACAGCGCGCGCATCGAGCCGTTCCGTATCGACTTCCCGCAGAGCGACCTCGACGACCTGCACCAACGTCTCGATCGCACCCGCTGGCCCGACGAACTGCCGGGGGTCGGCTGGGCCTACGGCGTCCCGCGGGAGTACCTGCGCGAACTCGTGCGGTACTGGCGGCACGACTACGACTGGCAGGCGGCGCAGGCGCGGTTGAACGCATGGCCGCAGTTCACGACGGAGATCGACGGCGCGCGGATCCACTTCGCGCACATCCGCTCCCCGGAGCCGGACGCGACCCCACTGGTCATCACGCACGGCTGGCCCGGCTCGATCGTCGAATTCACCGACGTCGTCGGCCCGTTGACGGACCCGCGCGCACACGGCGGCGATCCGGCCGACGCGTTCCATCTCGTCGTACCGAGCATTCCCGGGTTCGGGCTGTCCGGGCCCACCCGGGACACCGGCTGGGAGTTCCAACGGGTGGCCGCCGCCTTCGCCGAGCTCATGACACGGCTCGGGTACGAGCGGTTCGGCGCCCAGGGCGGCGACTGGGGCGGGGCCATCTCCCGGGAGCTGGGCCGGGCGTTCCCCGAGCGGCTCATCGGTGTCCATCTGAACCTGCTGCCAGGATCGTCAGCGGCCACCGAGCCGACTCCCGAGGAACTGGCCGCGCTGAGCCCCGAGGAGCGCGAGCGCGCGCTGCTGTCGTGGCGGCGCGGTCTGGAATGGCGCCGCGAGGAGGCCGGGTACGCCGAACTCCAGGGCACCCGGCCACAGACCCTGGCCTACGCGCTGACGGACTCCCCCGTCGGTCAACTCGCCTTGATCGTCGAGAAGTTCAAGGCGTGGACGGCTGCGAAGGACCGCCCCGAGGAAGCCGTCGACCGGGACCTGATGCTGACCAACGTGATGCTGTACTGGCTGACCGGTACGGCGGGGTCCTCGGCCCGCATCTACTACGAGCGGGCGCACGCGGACTACTGGGGCACACCGCCCGAGCCTTCGGCCGCGCCGACCGCGCTGGCCGTCTTCCCCCACGAGCCCCTCGTACCGCTGCGGCACATCGCGGACCGTACGAACCACATCGTGCGGTGGACGGAATTCGACCGGGGCGGGCACTTCGCCGCGGCGGAGGAGCCCGAGCTGCTGGTCGAGGATGTGCGGTCCTTCTTCCGGGACCTGCGCACCGGCACCTGA
- a CDS encoding VOC family protein: MSADGFTTCLWFDGQAEEAAHYYVSIFKNSRLGRIARFSESEHGTAGSVMAVDFVANGQKFVALNGGPQFTFDEAISFQIHCDDQEEVDHYWNKFVEDGGEAGPCGWVKDKYGLSWQVVPSRLIELISDQDTEKAARTTQAMYKMSKLDIAALEKAYAGE, encoded by the coding sequence ATGTCCGCCGACGGATTCACCACGTGTCTGTGGTTCGACGGTCAGGCCGAGGAGGCCGCGCACTACTACGTCTCGATCTTCAAGAACTCCCGGCTCGGCAGGATCGCCCGCTTCTCCGAGTCCGAGCACGGCACCGCCGGTTCCGTGATGGCCGTCGACTTCGTGGCCAACGGACAGAAGTTCGTCGCGCTGAACGGCGGCCCGCAGTTCACGTTCGACGAGGCCATCTCGTTCCAGATCCACTGCGACGACCAGGAAGAGGTGGACCACTACTGGAACAAGTTCGTCGAGGACGGCGGCGAGGCAGGCCCCTGCGGCTGGGTCAAGGACAAGTACGGCCTGTCCTGGCAGGTCGTCCCGAGCAGGCTCATCGAACTGATCAGCGACCAGGACACCGAGAAGGCGGCCCGGACGACCCAGGCGATGTACAAGATGTCCAAGCTGGACATCGCGGCCCTGGAGAAGGCGTACGCGGGCGAGTAG
- a CDS encoding winged helix-turn-helix transcriptional regulator has translation MDLLGDWWTPLVLREAFYGIKRFDEFQQELGIARNTLADRLRRLVDEGLMEKRSYQQDPVRYDYVLTEMGSDFFGVLAAMNGWGNRWLAGEQGAPVVFHHDRCGHQGEPEVVCGECKEPMTAADTHPRMGPGYPPHLAERPDIRHRFTP, from the coding sequence ATGGACTTGCTTGGAGACTGGTGGACTCCTCTAGTGCTGCGTGAGGCGTTCTACGGGATCAAGCGTTTTGACGAGTTCCAGCAGGAGCTCGGGATCGCGCGGAACACCCTGGCGGACCGGCTGCGTCGTCTGGTCGACGAGGGCCTCATGGAGAAGCGCTCCTACCAACAGGATCCGGTGCGCTACGACTATGTCCTCACCGAGATGGGGAGTGACTTCTTCGGCGTGCTGGCAGCCATGAACGGCTGGGGCAACCGGTGGCTGGCCGGCGAGCAGGGGGCTCCGGTCGTCTTTCACCACGACCGCTGCGGACACCAGGGCGAGCCGGAAGTCGTGTGCGGTGAGTGCAAGGAACCCATGACCGCGGCGGATACGCATCCGCGCATGGGACCCGGATACCCGCCGCACCTGGCGGAGCGTCCGGACATCCGGCACCGGTTCACGCCATGA
- a CDS encoding SRPBCC family protein produces MEWTGARYADTPTVEVDTWIDAPPERVWALVSDVELMPGMSAELQSVRWQDGCSGPAPGARFIGHSKHDALGEWETTSYIVEYEPLRVFAWAVEDPDRPTALWRFSLQPRNGGTQLSQWMRMGPGRSGLSFAIDRMPEKEQKIVFVRMREFETGITTTLAAIKQRAEAGTTGRTGA; encoded by the coding sequence ATGGAGTGGACAGGCGCACGGTATGCGGATACACCGACGGTCGAGGTGGACACCTGGATCGACGCTCCCCCGGAGCGGGTGTGGGCACTGGTGTCAGATGTCGAGCTGATGCCCGGCATGAGTGCCGAGCTGCAGTCAGTGCGGTGGCAGGACGGGTGCTCAGGCCCAGCGCCGGGCGCCCGGTTCATCGGCCACAGCAAGCACGACGCCCTCGGCGAGTGGGAGACGACTTCGTACATCGTGGAGTACGAACCGCTCCGGGTGTTCGCCTGGGCCGTGGAGGACCCCGACCGGCCCACCGCGCTGTGGCGATTTTCCCTCCAGCCACGCAACGGCGGTACGCAGCTGAGTCAGTGGATGCGGATGGGACCCGGCCGCTCGGGGCTGTCGTTCGCGATCGACCGGATGCCGGAGAAGGAGCAGAAGATCGTCTTCGTGCGGATGCGCGAGTTCGAGACCGGCATCACCACGACCTTGGCGGCAATCAAACAGCGCGCCGAGGCGGGAACCACCGGAAGGACGGGTGCCTGA
- a CDS encoding LLM class flavin-dependent oxidoreductase, with amino-acid sequence MRTATTIEASGGSWQETVDFVTEAEKLGMDICWVAEAWGSDAPSPLGYLAARTHRLQLGSGIIQLATRSPVVIARTAITLSRISQGRFLLGLGPSGPQVIEGLHGVPFARPLSRMRETVEIIRQATTGEKITYSGREFQIPLPGGEGKPMRLSTRAEHDIPIYLATLSPKMLHLTGEVADGWLGTSFVPEGAKEAYFDHLDAGLAAAGRSRTELDICQGAEVNFAEDEEHLRALIAPRKKELAFSLGGMGSGSTNFYNDAYSRQGWADVATAVRERWQSGDREGAADLVTDDMVLGTTLIGTEQMVRDRLRIWRDAGVDTVRFYPAGDTLEARLTTLGRAIDLVRAIDDEDRARPRQKAGE; translated from the coding sequence ATGCGCACGGCGACCACCATCGAAGCCTCTGGCGGCTCGTGGCAGGAGACGGTCGACTTCGTCACCGAGGCCGAGAAGCTCGGCATGGACATCTGCTGGGTGGCTGAGGCATGGGGCTCCGACGCCCCCTCGCCGCTTGGCTACCTCGCCGCCCGCACCCATCGCCTCCAGCTCGGCTCCGGCATCATCCAGCTCGCCACCCGCAGCCCCGTAGTGATCGCCCGCACCGCGATCACCCTTTCCCGGATCTCCCAGGGACGCTTCCTGCTCGGTCTCGGCCCTTCCGGGCCGCAGGTCATCGAGGGCCTGCACGGCGTTCCGTTCGCCCGCCCGCTGTCGCGGATGCGGGAGACAGTGGAGATCATCCGGCAGGCCACGACAGGCGAGAAGATCACCTACTCGGGGCGGGAGTTCCAGATCCCGCTGCCCGGTGGCGAGGGCAAGCCCATGCGCCTCTCCACGCGCGCCGAGCACGACATCCCCATCTACCTCGCCACGCTTTCCCCGAAGATGCTTCACCTCACCGGTGAAGTCGCGGACGGCTGGCTGGGCACGAGTTTCGTCCCCGAAGGGGCCAAGGAAGCCTACTTCGACCACCTCGACGCCGGCCTGGCGGCGGCCGGCCGCTCCCGCACCGAGTTGGACATCTGCCAGGGTGCGGAGGTCAACTTCGCCGAAGACGAGGAACATCTGCGCGCGCTCATCGCCCCCCGCAAGAAGGAACTCGCCTTCAGCCTCGGCGGGATGGGCTCCGGAAGCACCAACTTCTACAACGACGCCTACAGCCGTCAGGGCTGGGCCGATGTCGCGACGGCTGTGCGCGAACGCTGGCAGTCCGGCGACCGCGAGGGTGCCGCCGATCTGGTCACCGACGACATGGTGCTGGGTACCACCCTCATCGGTACCGAGCAGATGGTCCGCGACCGCTTGCGGATCTGGCGCGACGCCGGTGTGGACACCGTCCGCTTCTATCCGGCAGGGGACACCCTGGAAGCCCGCCTCACCACCCTGGGCCGCGCCATCGATCTCGTACGCGCCATCGACGACGAGGACAGGGCACGGCCGCGGCAGAAAGCCGGCGAGTAG
- a CDS encoding lectin, with the protein MRFRQRLAVVSVLGIAVLPLPAIGGAHAASAATPTLVTDPASLVNPLIGTSGAVDTFPGPDMPAGMVQWGPDTTPDRPSGGGYEYNDNKISGFSLTHVSGPGCGVAGDLPVLPVTGALTGKLGDTSVGFSHDDEQAGIGYYKVTDANGVKTQLTDTTRAGLGTFTFPAGQQANLLFKLSGGATQVDGTRVQVVNKKEISGSIDSGHFCGASNRYTLHFDIKFDRPFTASGTWVGSTINPSAMSLKAGRAQQNLQTHPSKPLKEKHFTVPAAPSPTVHGSGTTSSSTPSPAPSAAAGSGASTTSKAAVEPPTTGANGMYLTFDTSSNPTVSAKVGISYTNDANAADNLTTEIKNWNVGAVEQANHDAWNAVLNKIRTGGGSSDQQVQFYTALYHALLHPNVFSDDNGQYMGMDNQVHKLAKGQQAQYANYSGWDTYRSQTQLMAMVEPKVTSDVVTSMLNGYDQTGLLPKWASNNGESYVMVGDPAAGIIADAYAFGARSFDTDKALAALQHEATAPNNDRPGESVRDTKGYLPLDENDYGCCNFYGPVSTQLEYDSADYAVAAFAKSLGQTAVYEKFATRAQDWMNVFNPQTGHIQGKNKDGQFATGFTPGTSNGFVEGTSAQYTPMVPFNLQQLIQARGGAKAYSSFLDSLLDNITRPGNTDADLSNEPSVEIPWEYDYTGQPWKTQAAVRTAQQNLYFNAPVGSFGNDDLGAMSSWNVWSELGMYPETPGTDTLALGSPAFPVAKVTFGNGKSVQINAPQAAPDAPYVQSLDVKGKEWNTSWLTYQQFAGAGTVDFTLGTEPDKSWASDPSAAPPSDTTGGDRVLAATGPSSDGLVLQPGASGDGTLDLTNLGSKAVTVDWKATAPSGVTLDTASGSVAVPASGSAEAKVHVTAGADEGTFPVTFALTDHSTGTAVSGATLRVAVAKAGALWPYDTNEGIYPDGAGYSGGFDGGGWAFSQNALSAAGVTSGSTVTVDGVSYTWPTVTSGQLDNLEMAGQTIPMPAGTSGASLGLLGTAANAPTDGSGVSGTVTVTYTDGTTSQSTVGFSDWTLNGGSSKPLAGDTTAVTTAYRNTGSGGRDNVKTYVFATKVPLDASKQVASITLPVTGSTGTDHLFAYGFGQ; encoded by the coding sequence ATGAGATTCCGCCAACGCCTGGCGGTGGTGTCCGTCCTGGGCATCGCCGTACTCCCACTCCCGGCGATCGGGGGCGCCCATGCCGCTAGCGCCGCGACGCCGACCCTGGTGACGGACCCCGCGTCCCTCGTCAACCCCCTCATCGGCACCTCCGGTGCGGTGGACACCTTTCCCGGCCCCGACATGCCCGCCGGCATGGTGCAGTGGGGTCCCGACACGACGCCCGACCGCCCGTCCGGCGGCGGCTACGAGTACAACGACAACAAGATCTCCGGCTTCAGCCTCACCCATGTCTCGGGCCCCGGCTGCGGCGTCGCGGGCGACCTGCCCGTCCTGCCGGTGACCGGCGCGCTGACGGGCAAGCTCGGCGACACGTCCGTCGGCTTCAGCCACGACGACGAGCAGGCGGGTATCGGGTACTACAAAGTCACCGACGCGAACGGGGTGAAGACCCAGCTGACCGACACCACCCGTGCGGGGCTGGGCACCTTCACCTTCCCCGCGGGCCAGCAGGCGAACCTGCTGTTCAAGCTCAGTGGGGGTGCCACGCAGGTGGACGGAACCCGCGTCCAGGTGGTGAACAAGAAAGAGATCAGCGGCTCGATCGACAGCGGTCACTTCTGCGGCGCGAGCAACAGGTACACGCTGCACTTCGACATCAAGTTCGATCGGCCGTTCACCGCGAGCGGCACCTGGGTCGGCAGCACCATCAACCCCAGCGCGATGTCGCTGAAGGCGGGCAGGGCCCAGCAGAACCTGCAGACGCACCCGTCGAAACCGCTCAAGGAGAAGCACTTCACCGTTCCCGCGGCGCCCTCCCCGACCGTGCACGGGAGCGGCACCACATCCTCGAGCACGCCGTCCCCGGCGCCCAGCGCCGCCGCGGGGTCCGGGGCGTCCACCACGAGCAAGGCTGCCGTCGAGCCCCCCACGACAGGCGCGAACGGCATGTACCTGACCTTCGACACCTCCTCAAACCCGACGGTGAGCGCGAAGGTCGGCATCTCGTACACGAATGACGCCAACGCCGCGGACAACCTCACCACCGAGATCAAGAACTGGAACGTCGGCGCCGTCGAGCAGGCGAACCACGACGCCTGGAACGCGGTACTGAACAAGATCCGGACCGGCGGCGGGTCCTCGGACCAGCAGGTGCAGTTCTACACCGCGCTCTACCACGCGCTGCTGCACCCCAACGTCTTCTCGGACGACAACGGCCAGTACATGGGCATGGACAACCAGGTCCACAAGCTGGCAAAGGGCCAGCAGGCCCAGTACGCCAACTACTCGGGCTGGGACACCTACCGCTCCCAGACCCAGCTGATGGCGATGGTCGAGCCCAAGGTCACCAGCGACGTCGTCACCTCGATGCTCAACGGCTACGACCAGACGGGCCTGCTGCCCAAGTGGGCCTCGAACAACGGCGAGAGCTATGTGATGGTCGGCGACCCCGCCGCCGGCATCATCGCCGACGCGTACGCCTTCGGCGCCCGGAGCTTCGACACCGACAAGGCGCTCGCCGCCCTGCAGCACGAGGCCACCGCCCCGAACAACGACCGCCCCGGCGAGTCCGTGCGGGACACGAAGGGCTACCTCCCGCTGGACGAGAACGACTACGGCTGCTGCAACTTCTACGGCCCGGTCTCCACGCAGCTGGAGTACGACTCCGCCGACTACGCCGTCGCCGCCTTCGCGAAGTCGCTGGGCCAGACGGCCGTGTACGAGAAGTTCGCCACTCGCGCCCAGGACTGGATGAACGTCTTCAACCCGCAGACCGGCCACATCCAGGGCAAGAACAAGGACGGCCAGTTCGCGACCGGTTTCACCCCCGGCACCTCCAACGGCTTCGTCGAGGGCACCTCGGCCCAGTACACGCCGATGGTCCCGTTCAACCTGCAGCAGCTCATCCAGGCACGCGGCGGTGCCAAGGCGTACTCGTCCTTCCTGGACAGCCTGCTCGACAACATCACGCGCCCCGGCAACACCGACGCCGACCTGAGCAACGAGCCCAGCGTGGAGATCCCCTGGGAGTACGACTACACGGGCCAGCCGTGGAAGACCCAGGCGGCCGTTCGCACGGCCCAGCAGAACCTGTACTTCAACGCTCCGGTCGGCTCGTTCGGCAACGACGACCTCGGCGCGATGAGCTCCTGGAACGTCTGGTCCGAGCTCGGCATGTACCCGGAGACCCCGGGCACGGACACCCTGGCGCTCGGCAGCCCGGCGTTCCCGGTGGCCAAGGTGACCTTCGGCAACGGCAAGTCGGTGCAGATCAACGCGCCGCAGGCCGCGCCCGACGCGCCCTACGTGCAGTCGCTCGACGTCAAGGGCAAGGAGTGGAACACCTCCTGGCTGACGTACCAGCAATTCGCGGGCGCGGGCACGGTCGACTTCACGCTCGGCACCGAGCCCGACAAGTCCTGGGCGTCCGACCCGTCGGCGGCACCGCCGTCGGACACCACGGGCGGCGACCGGGTACTGGCGGCGACCGGCCCCTCCAGCGACGGCCTGGTGCTCCAGCCGGGCGCGTCCGGTGACGGCACGCTCGACCTGACCAACCTCGGCAGCAAGGCCGTCACGGTCGACTGGAAGGCGACGGCGCCCTCCGGCGTCACGCTGGACACGGCGTCCGGCTCGGTGGCGGTGCCCGCCTCGGGCAGCGCCGAGGCGAAGGTCCACGTGACAGCGGGCGCGGACGAGGGAACCTTCCCGGTCACCTTCGCGCTGACCGACCACAGCACCGGTACGGCCGTGAGCGGGGCCACCCTCCGCGTGGCGGTGGCCAAGGCCGGAGCGCTGTGGCCGTACGACACCAACGAGGGCATCTACCCCGACGGCGCCGGCTACTCGGGCGGCTTCGACGGCGGCGGTTGGGCGTTCTCGCAGAACGCGCTGTCGGCGGCGGGTGTCACGAGCGGGTCCACCGTCACGGTCGACGGCGTCTCCTACACCTGGCCGACGGTGACGTCCGGTCAGCTGGACAACCTGGAGATGGCCGGCCAGACCATCCCGATGCCGGCCGGCACGTCGGGTGCGTCGCTGGGCCTGCTGGGCACGGCGGCCAACGCGCCGACCGACGGCAGCGGGGTCTCGGGCACGGTGACCGTCACCTACACCGACGGCACCACCTCCCAGTCGACCGTCGGCTTCTCGGACTGGACACTGAACGGCGGGTCGAGCAAGCCGCTCGCGGGTGACACGACGGCCGTCACGACGGCCTACCGGAACACCGGGAGCGGAGGCCGGGACAACGTGAAGACCTACGTCTTCGCCACGAAGGTCCCGCTCGACGCGTCCAAGCAGGTGGCGTCGATCACGCTGCCGGTGACGGGCTCGACGGGCACCGACCACCTGTTCGCCTACGGCTTCGGCCAGTAG
- a CDS encoding TetR family transcriptional regulator C-terminal domain-containing protein: protein MPGRCRPRWPDPDPDPDPDPDPDPDPDPDPDPDRGYGHSHGRGPAAGQDPDQAFARGQAERHEAWRTQIRELAERGVTEGEFGSGDLDGRTVRCPALADGLAPQQLRQAPPPSTEGARRHLNRLLETELRRRS, encoded by the coding sequence GTGCCCGGACGATGCCGGCCACGATGGCCAGACCCCGACCCAGACCCAGACCCAGACCCAGACCCCGACCCAGACCCCGACCCCGACCCCGACCCAGACCGTGGCTATGGCCATAGCCACGGCCGTGGCCCTGCGGCCGGCCAGGACCCGGACCAGGCTTTCGCCCGCGGCCAGGCCGAGCGCCACGAGGCCTGGCGCACCCAGATCCGCGAACTGGCCGAACGAGGTGTAACCGAAGGAGAGTTCGGCTCCGGCGACCTGGACGGCCGCACGGTCCGCTGCCCCGCCCTCGCCGACGGTCTCGCCCCGCAACAGCTGCGGCAGGCACCCCCGCCGAGCACCGAGGGCGCGCGCCGCCACCTCAACCGTCTGCTCGAAACGGAACTCCGACGGCGGTCGTGA
- a CDS encoding nitroreductase/quinone reductase family protein, producing the protein MSRNPERKYRVVTSFQRWIGNPLLKRLPIQTLLETTGRKSGLPRRTPVGGRLTGREFWFVSEYGERSQYVRNIQADPRVRVRVRGRWYTGTAHVMPEDDARARLKSLPRFNSVAVRAMGAGLTTVRVDLTD; encoded by the coding sequence ATGTCCCGCAACCCCGAACGGAAATACCGCGTCGTCACGTCGTTCCAGCGGTGGATCGGCAATCCGCTCCTGAAGCGCCTGCCGATCCAGACCCTGCTGGAGACCACGGGACGCAAGTCGGGGCTGCCGCGCCGCACCCCGGTCGGCGGACGTCTGACGGGACGGGAGTTCTGGTTCGTCAGCGAGTACGGCGAGCGTTCGCAGTATGTGCGCAACATCCAGGCGGACCCGCGGGTCCGGGTCCGCGTCCGGGGCCGCTGGTACACCGGGACCGCCCATGTGATGCCCGAGGACGACGCCCGCGCGCGACTGAAGAGCCTGCCGCGGTTCAACAGCGTCGCGGTGCGGGCGATGGGCGCCGGTCTGACGACGGTGCGCGTCGATCTCACGGACTGA
- a CDS encoding MFS transporter, which translates to MSAESVTAVAPAGPDTSGSSSGGRHLGLALFVIAAAQLMVVLDATITNIALPAIQTDLGVSDANLAWVVNSYALAFGGLLMLGGRAGDLFGRRKMFQVGIAVFTLASLLGGLAPNESLLIGARVLQGVGAALAAPSALALITTTFPVGKSRNTAMGVYAAMGGVGATVGLLLGGTLTDVLDWRWVFFVNIPIGLAVLAGTRTLVEAERHPGRLDVPGAITGTGGLIALVHGITRGGEDGWTGGLTLVSFAAAAVLLAAFLFLQARTADPMMPLRLFKDRTRSGSYATMLFIGAGMFATFYFLTLYMQLILGYSPVRTGFAYLPFSFGMAMAAGVSSKLVVHLAPRLIAGPGLLVAAVGMSWFATLEPDSSYTAHLMPAMFVTALGLGMSFVPMTLGAVSGVSHQDTGVASALLNTAQQIGGALGLAILSTISTSAADDKLPEAAGSLYRGLAPKDFDLVAKAGDALTHGYTVAFLAAAVMFLAGLLVTAFAINAGKQQHTEGAAPVHMG; encoded by the coding sequence ATGTCTGCTGAGAGCGTGACCGCTGTTGCCCCCGCGGGGCCGGATACGTCCGGTTCCTCGTCCGGAGGCAGGCATCTCGGCCTGGCTCTTTTCGTGATCGCCGCGGCCCAGTTGATGGTCGTCCTGGACGCCACGATCACGAATATCGCCCTGCCCGCCATCCAGACCGACCTGGGCGTCTCCGACGCGAACCTCGCCTGGGTCGTCAACTCCTACGCGCTGGCCTTCGGAGGCCTGCTCATGCTCGGCGGGAGGGCGGGTGACCTCTTCGGTCGGCGGAAGATGTTCCAGGTCGGCATAGCCGTCTTCACCCTCGCCTCCCTGCTGGGCGGACTGGCCCCGAACGAGAGCCTGTTGATCGGCGCGCGCGTCCTGCAGGGCGTCGGTGCCGCACTCGCCGCGCCCAGCGCCCTGGCCCTGATCACCACCACCTTCCCGGTCGGCAAGTCGCGCAACACCGCGATGGGCGTGTACGCGGCGATGGGCGGCGTCGGCGCCACCGTCGGCCTGCTGCTCGGCGGCACGCTCACCGATGTTCTCGACTGGCGCTGGGTGTTCTTCGTCAACATCCCCATCGGCCTGGCCGTTCTGGCGGGCACCCGCACCCTGGTCGAGGCGGAGCGCCACCCCGGCCGCCTCGACGTCCCCGGCGCGATCACCGGCACCGGCGGCCTGATCGCCCTGGTCCACGGCATCACCCGGGGCGGCGAGGACGGCTGGACGGGCGGCCTCACCCTCGTCTCCTTCGCCGCCGCGGCCGTACTCCTGGCCGCCTTCCTGTTCCTCCAGGCCCGCACCGCCGACCCGATGATGCCGCTGCGCCTCTTCAAGGACCGCACCCGGTCGGGCAGTTACGCCACCATGCTGTTCATCGGCGCGGGCATGTTCGCCACCTTCTACTTCCTGACCCTCTACATGCAGCTGATCCTCGGCTACAGCCCCGTCAGGACCGGCTTCGCCTACCTGCCGTTCAGCTTCGGCATGGCGATGGCAGCGGGCGTCAGCTCCAAGCTGGTCGTGCACCTCGCGCCGCGCCTGATCGCCGGTCCCGGCCTGCTCGTCGCGGCCGTGGGCATGAGCTGGTTCGCCACCCTGGAGCCGGACTCCTCCTACACCGCGCATCTGATGCCGGCGATGTTCGTGACCGCCCTGGGCCTGGGCATGAGCTTCGTCCCGATGACACTCGGAGCGGTCAGCGGCGTCTCCCACCAGGACACCGGCGTCGCCTCCGCACTGCTCAACACCGCCCAGCAGATCGGCGGCGCGCTCGGCCTCGCCATCCTGTCGACGATCTCCACCTCCGCGGCCGACGACAAGCTGCCCGAGGCGGCCGGCTCCCTCTACCGGGGCCTGGCCCCCAAGGACTTCGACCTGGTGGCCAAGGCGGGGGACGCACTGACCCACGGCTACACGGTGGCCTTCCTCGCCGCCGCGGTCATGTTCCTGGCCGGTCTGCTCGTCACCGCGTTCGCCATCAACGCGGGCAAGCAGCAGCACACCGAAGGCGCCGCCCCGGTCCACATGGGCTGA
- a CDS encoding winged helix-turn-helix transcriptional regulator encodes MTNPYAQTDPHNPEPSPTIPALTRAFALLGKRWNGLVLAALATGPAGFGEVRERVPGISDRMLADRLHELAVAGLLTRTVHHGPPLRSSYALTPHGNAFLIPLAALAVWAEEHLPPHPDRPRHKTLAGQP; translated from the coding sequence ATGACGAACCCATACGCTCAAACGGACCCCCACAACCCCGAACCCTCCCCGACCATCCCCGCCCTGACCCGCGCCTTCGCCCTGCTCGGCAAACGCTGGAACGGCCTGGTCCTCGCCGCACTCGCCACGGGCCCCGCCGGATTCGGCGAGGTGCGCGAGCGTGTGCCCGGCATCAGCGACCGCATGCTCGCCGACCGCCTCCACGAACTGGCCGTCGCCGGACTCCTCACCCGAACCGTCCACCACGGCCCACCGCTGCGCTCCTCCTACGCCCTCACCCCGCACGGCAACGCGTTCCTCATCCCGCTCGCCGCCCTGGCGGTCTGGGCCGAGGAACACCTGCCGCCGCACCCCGACCGACCCCGCCACAAGACCCTGGCGGGGCAGCCCTGA